Proteins from one Embleya scabrispora genomic window:
- a CDS encoding sec-independent translocase produces MFDVGAPEMVALVILAIVIFGPEKLPKMIGDVARTIRKFREFSSGARADLKKELGPEFQDMHLEDLNPKTFVRKNLMGDGDDDLGIRELRDSLGKDFEDIKGLASGNLFEPDVPDTSHRPAAGQSSAPKTSLHKNAGAARVEPGERPPYDADAT; encoded by the coding sequence GTGTTCGACGTCGGTGCACCCGAGATGGTCGCGCTCGTCATCCTCGCGATCGTCATCTTCGGTCCCGAGAAGCTGCCGAAGATGATCGGCGACGTGGCCCGCACCATTCGCAAGTTCCGCGAGTTCTCCTCCGGGGCCCGCGCGGACCTGAAGAAGGAACTGGGTCCGGAGTTCCAGGACATGCACCTGGAGGACCTGAACCCGAAGACCTTCGTCCGCAAGAACCTGATGGGCGACGGCGACGACGATCTGGGCATCCGGGAGTTGCGCGACTCGCTCGGCAAGGACTTCGAGGACATCAAGGGTCTGGCGAGCGGCAACCTCTTCGAGCCGGACGTGCCCGACACCTCCCACCGCCCGGCGGCCGGGCAGTCGTCCGCGCCGAAGACCTCGCTGCACAAGAACGCCGGCGCCGCCCGGGTCGAGCCCGGCGAGCGTCCGCCGTACGACGCCGACGCCACCTAG
- a CDS encoding Mrp/NBP35 family ATP-binding protein: protein MASATLPSADDVQDALATVQDPEIHRPITELGMVKSVEILADGRVEVAVYLTVSGCPMRETIISRVETAVAALPGVTSVGVELDVMSDTQRKELASHLRGGQAEREVPFAKPGSLTRVYAVASGKGGVGKSSVTVNLAAAMVGQGLKVGVVDADIYGHSVPRMLGVEGKPTQVENMIMPPSALGVKVISIGMFTPGNAPVVWRGPMLHRALQQFLADVYWGDLDVLLLDLPPGTGDIAISVAQLVPNAEILVVTTPQQAAAEVAERAGTIAVETRQTIAGVIENMAGLPCPHCGEMVDVFGSGGGQRVADGLSAATGTKVPLLGSIPIDTRLREGGDTGRPVVVDAPDSPAAVALDAVAAKLGGRERGLSGLQLGLTPLRNF from the coding sequence ATGGCTTCTGCAACCCTGCCCTCGGCGGACGACGTCCAGGATGCCCTGGCGACCGTCCAGGACCCCGAGATCCACCGGCCCATCACCGAACTGGGCATGGTCAAATCCGTCGAGATCCTGGCCGACGGTCGGGTCGAGGTCGCGGTCTATCTGACGGTCAGCGGCTGTCCGATGCGCGAGACGATCATCAGCCGGGTGGAGACCGCCGTGGCCGCGCTGCCCGGGGTGACCTCGGTCGGCGTCGAACTCGACGTGATGAGCGACACGCAGCGCAAGGAGCTGGCGAGCCACCTGCGCGGCGGGCAGGCCGAGCGCGAGGTGCCGTTCGCCAAGCCCGGCTCGCTGACCCGGGTCTACGCGGTGGCCTCGGGCAAGGGCGGCGTCGGCAAGTCCTCGGTCACGGTGAACCTGGCCGCGGCGATGGTCGGGCAGGGCCTGAAGGTCGGCGTGGTGGACGCGGACATCTACGGCCACTCGGTGCCGCGCATGCTCGGCGTCGAGGGCAAGCCCACCCAGGTCGAGAACATGATCATGCCGCCGTCGGCGCTGGGCGTGAAGGTCATCTCGATCGGCATGTTCACCCCCGGCAACGCGCCGGTGGTCTGGCGCGGGCCGATGTTGCACCGCGCGCTCCAGCAGTTCCTGGCCGACGTCTACTGGGGCGACCTCGACGTCCTGCTCCTGGACCTCCCGCCGGGCACCGGCGACATCGCCATCTCGGTCGCCCAGTTGGTGCCCAACGCGGAGATCCTGGTGGTGACCACGCCGCAGCAGGCCGCCGCCGAGGTCGCCGAGCGGGCCGGCACGATCGCGGTCGAGACCCGCCAGACGATCGCCGGCGTGATCGAGAACATGGCCGGGCTGCCCTGCCCGCACTGCGGCGAGATGGTCGACGTGTTCGGCTCCGGCGGCGGACAGCGTGTCGCCGACGGGCTCTCCGCGGCCACCGGCACGAAGGTCCCGCTGCTCGGCTCGATCCCGATCGACACCCGGCTGCGCGAGGGCGGCGACACCGGCCGCCCGGTCGTCGTCGACGCGCCCGACTCGCCCGCCGCCGTCGCGCTCGACGCGGTCGCGGCGAAGCTCGGCGGTCGCGAGCGCGGCCTCTCCGGCCTCCAACTCGGCCTGACCCCGCTGCGCAACTTCTAG
- a CDS encoding amidohydrolase family protein has product MSAERTRVAEFRRALGLATLIDVHTHFMPKQVLDKVWAYFDAAGPLIGRPWPITYRLDEDARVATLRGFGVSAFTSMLYPHKPAMAAWLNAWSREFAARTPDCLHTATFFAEPDAAKYVREAIDAGAVVFKAHVQVGGWDPTDPLLDDVWGTLADAGVPVVAHCGSGPVPGAHTGPEPIARVLARHPRLALIVAHMGMPEYGAFLDLAARYPRVHLDTTMAFTEFVEEAAPFPPADRPRLLDAADRILWGSDFPNIPYGYADALAALTRVDLGDDWLRAVCHDNAARLFGLTPGRAPRARP; this is encoded by the coding sequence ATGTCGGCCGAGCGGACGCGAGTGGCGGAGTTCCGCCGGGCCCTGGGCCTGGCGACGCTGATCGACGTGCACACGCACTTCATGCCCAAGCAGGTGCTCGACAAGGTGTGGGCGTACTTCGACGCGGCCGGTCCGCTGATCGGCCGGCCGTGGCCGATCACCTACCGCCTGGACGAGGACGCGCGGGTGGCCACGCTGCGCGGCTTCGGCGTCTCGGCGTTCACGTCGATGCTGTATCCGCACAAGCCCGCGATGGCCGCGTGGCTGAACGCGTGGTCGCGCGAGTTCGCCGCGCGGACTCCCGACTGTCTGCACACGGCCACGTTCTTCGCCGAACCCGACGCGGCCAAGTACGTGCGTGAGGCGATCGACGCGGGCGCGGTGGTGTTCAAGGCCCATGTCCAGGTCGGTGGCTGGGATCCGACCGATCCGCTCCTGGACGACGTGTGGGGCACGCTCGCCGACGCCGGGGTGCCGGTGGTCGCGCACTGCGGATCCGGGCCGGTGCCCGGGGCGCACACCGGGCCGGAGCCGATCGCCCGGGTGCTGGCCCGGCATCCGCGGCTGGCGCTGATCGTCGCGCACATGGGGATGCCGGAGTACGGCGCGTTCCTGGACCTGGCGGCGCGCTATCCGAGGGTGCACCTGGACACCACGATGGCGTTCACCGAATTCGTCGAGGAGGCCGCCCCGTTCCCGCCGGCCGACCGGCCCCGGCTGCTCGACGCGGCGGATCGCATCCTGTGGGGCAGCGACTTCCCGAACATCCCCTACGGCTACGCCGACGCGCTCGCCGCGCTCACCCGGGTCGACCTCGGCGACGACTGGCTGCGCGCGGTGTGCCACGACAACGCGGCGCGGCTGTTCGGGCTCACCCCGGGCCGGGCCCCGCGCGCCCGCCCGTAA
- a CDS encoding macro domain-containing protein — METIGYVRGDATTPLGKGVKVIAHVCNDRGGWGKGFVLALSKRWPEPEADYRRWYRERADNDFGLGAVRLIRVDTYLWVANLIGQHGTRTGSKGPPVRYDAIDRALRTLGERALELGASVHMPRIGCGLAGGTWGRVEPLILERLSGRGVPVTVYDHD, encoded by the coding sequence GTGGAGACGATCGGGTACGTCCGGGGCGATGCCACCACGCCACTGGGCAAGGGCGTCAAGGTGATCGCGCACGTGTGCAACGACCGCGGCGGCTGGGGCAAGGGCTTCGTGCTCGCGCTGTCCAAGCGGTGGCCGGAGCCGGAGGCCGACTACCGGCGGTGGTATCGCGAGCGGGCGGACAACGACTTCGGGCTCGGCGCGGTGCGGCTGATCCGGGTGGACACCTACCTGTGGGTGGCCAACCTGATCGGTCAACACGGCACCCGTACCGGCAGCAAGGGCCCGCCGGTGCGCTACGACGCGATCGACCGGGCCCTGCGCACCCTCGGCGAGCGGGCGCTCGAACTCGGCGCGTCGGTCCACATGCCGCGAATTGGCTGTGGCCTGGCCGGGGGCACGTGGGGCAGGGTGGAGCCGCTCATCCTCGAACGGTTGAGCGGGCGCGGTGTCCCGGTCACCGTCTACGACCACGACTGA
- a CDS encoding benzoate/H(+) symporter BenE family transporter → MTIRTPTDTDAGTGAAAPAARPNLWRDASLSAVLAGLIAVLVSYSGPLVIVLSAAAGAGLSPAQTGSWVWALSIGSGLTCLGLSLYTRMPIVTAWSTPGAALLVTSLGSYAYPEAIGAFVVTGVLITAIGVTGVFGRLIRKVPSAVVSAMLAGILFSFGTGVFTSVRTAPWIGGGVLLGYLVAKRFVPRYAVLVALVVGVGCAAAGSRLHVHVDSFEIARPVWTTPHLSVPALIGIAVPLLVATLASQNAPGMGVLAASGYRPDDRVLIGSTGAVSTLLAPFGSHAINPAAITAAICTGPEAHRDPRRRYVAGVACGVFYLVVGMFGSTLVAVFAGLPKELVAAVAGVALFGALASGLGGAMADDEHREAALITFLATASGVTIRGVGSAFWGLIAGVLAHVVLSSGWFSRARARP, encoded by the coding sequence GTGACCATCCGAACTCCGACGGACACCGACGCGGGCACCGGGGCCGCGGCGCCGGCGGCCCGGCCCAACCTGTGGCGCGACGCCTCCCTCTCGGCGGTGCTCGCCGGCCTGATCGCGGTCCTGGTCTCCTACTCGGGGCCGCTGGTGATCGTGCTGTCCGCCGCGGCCGGCGCGGGGCTGAGCCCGGCGCAGACCGGCTCGTGGGTGTGGGCGCTGTCCATCGGCAGCGGGCTGACCTGCCTGGGGCTGAGCCTGTACACCCGGATGCCGATCGTCACCGCGTGGTCCACCCCCGGAGCCGCGCTTTTGGTGACCAGCCTGGGCTCGTACGCGTATCCCGAGGCGATCGGCGCGTTCGTGGTCACCGGCGTGCTGATCACCGCGATCGGGGTGACCGGCGTGTTCGGCCGGTTGATCCGCAAGGTGCCGAGCGCGGTGGTCTCCGCGATGCTCGCCGGGATCCTGTTCTCGTTCGGCACCGGGGTGTTCACCTCGGTGCGCACCGCGCCGTGGATCGGCGGCGGGGTGCTGCTCGGCTACCTGGTGGCCAAGCGGTTCGTGCCGCGCTACGCGGTGCTCGTCGCGCTCGTGGTCGGGGTGGGTTGCGCGGCGGCCGGTTCGCGGTTGCACGTACACGTGGACTCGTTCGAGATCGCCCGGCCGGTGTGGACCACGCCGCACCTGTCCGTACCGGCGCTGATCGGGATCGCCGTGCCGCTCCTGGTGGCCACGCTCGCCTCGCAGAACGCGCCCGGAATGGGGGTGCTGGCGGCCTCCGGCTACCGGCCCGACGACCGGGTGCTGATCGGCTCCACCGGCGCGGTGTCCACGCTGCTCGCGCCGTTCGGATCGCACGCGATCAATCCGGCCGCGATCACCGCGGCGATCTGTACCGGACCCGAGGCGCACCGCGACCCCCGCAGGCGTTATGTCGCGGGGGTCGCGTGCGGCGTGTTCTACCTGGTCGTGGGGATGTTCGGGTCGACCCTGGTCGCGGTGTTCGCGGGCCTGCCCAAGGAACTGGTCGCCGCGGTCGCGGGCGTCGCGCTGTTCGGCGCGCTGGCGAGCGGGCTCGGCGGCGCGATGGCCGACGACGAGCACCGGGAGGCGGCGCTGATCACCTTCCTGGCCACCGCCTCGGGAGTGACCATCCGGGGCGTCGGGTCCGCGTTCTGGGGCCTGATCGCGGGGGTTCTGGCCCATGTGGTGCTCTCGTCGGGGTGGTTCAGCCGGGCGAGGGCACGCCCATGA
- a CDS encoding TetR/AcrR family transcriptional regulator, whose product MGHREDLLAGAKRCLYEKGYMRTTARDIVAASGTNLGSIGYHYGSKDALMQQALLESIEGWGDELSGALAEAVGNRAAPPERFEAIWTRVVDLMESHRMMWAANFEILAYLDELPEIRKVLGAAQDEGRSGLASIFLGLPEEGNEHLTGTVGALCQALLLGVVGQWMLDPDNAPTGRDLAEGMRVLMGVPSPG is encoded by the coding sequence ATGGGACATCGCGAAGACCTGCTGGCCGGAGCCAAACGCTGCCTGTACGAAAAGGGCTACATGCGCACCACCGCGCGCGACATCGTCGCCGCGTCGGGGACCAATCTGGGCTCGATCGGCTACCACTACGGATCCAAGGACGCGCTCATGCAGCAGGCGCTCCTGGAGTCGATCGAGGGGTGGGGCGACGAGTTGTCCGGTGCGCTGGCCGAGGCGGTCGGGAACCGGGCCGCGCCGCCGGAGCGGTTCGAGGCGATCTGGACGCGGGTCGTCGACCTGATGGAGTCGCACCGGATGATGTGGGCCGCCAACTTCGAGATCCTGGCCTACCTCGACGAGTTGCCGGAGATCCGCAAGGTGCTCGGCGCGGCGCAGGACGAGGGTCGCTCCGGCCTCGCCTCGATCTTCCTGGGCCTGCCCGAGGAGGGCAACGAGCACCTGACCGGCACGGTCGGGGCGCTGTGTCAGGCACTGCTCCTGGGCGTGGTCGGCCAGTGGATGCTCGACCCGGACAACGCCCCCACCGGCCGCGACCTCGCCGAGGGCATGCGCGTGCTCATGGGCGTGCCCTCGCCCGGCTGA
- a CDS encoding DUF1003 domain-containing protein produces the protein MARESTSADKRRRPRLDQPRDPGRRPLLPAYDPEAFGRFSERIARFLGTGRFLVYMTATVIVWIGWNIFVPPALRFDEYPFIFLTLALSLQASYAAPLILLAQNRQDDRDRVNLEQDRARNERNIADTEYLTREVAALRIALGEVATRDFLRSELQSMLKELDERRETDGWLMGREVTDAHLGRGPRPPESE, from the coding sequence GTGGCACGTGAGAGCACGAGCGCCGACAAGCGGCGGCGTCCGCGCCTGGATCAACCGCGCGATCCGGGGCGGCGTCCGCTGCTGCCCGCGTACGACCCGGAGGCGTTCGGCCGGTTCTCCGAGCGGATCGCCCGCTTCCTGGGCACCGGCCGGTTCCTGGTCTACATGACCGCCACGGTGATCGTGTGGATCGGCTGGAACATCTTCGTGCCGCCGGCGCTGCGGTTCGACGAGTATCCGTTCATCTTCCTGACCCTGGCGCTGTCCCTCCAGGCGTCGTACGCGGCGCCGCTGATCCTGCTCGCGCAAAATCGCCAGGACGACCGGGACCGGGTCAACCTGGAGCAGGACCGGGCCCGCAACGAGCGCAACATCGCCGACACCGAGTATCTGACCCGCGAGGTCGCGGCGCTGCGGATCGCCCTCGGCGAGGTGGCCACGCGCGACTTCCTGCGCTCGGAACTGCAGTCCATGCTCAAGGAGTTGGACGAGCGACGGGAGACGGACGGGTGGCTGATGGGCCGCGAGGTCACCGACGCGCACCTGGGCCGAGGGCCGCGCCCGCCGGAGTCCGAGTAG
- a CDS encoding magnesium transporter MgtE N-terminal domain-containing protein: protein MGASSGRVFISHLAGVAVFDPNGDHVGRLRDVVVMLRTAQLPPRVLGLVVEVATRRRIFVPMTRVTSVETGEVITTGLVNMRRFEQRPSETLVLAEMLDRRVALAENDESVTVLDVAMALGRGRDWLISKLFVQKGGTSALRRRRGETITVDWNAVVGFERPEDQQGAANLLATFEQLRPADLANVLHNLSAKRRAEVAAALDDDRLADVLEELPEDDQVEILGQLQEERAADVLEAMDPDDAADLISELPEDTAERLLGLMEPEEAEDVRRLLTYVEDTAGGMMTTEPIVLEPGATIAEALAQVRNADLSPALASQVYVCRPPTETPTGKYLGTVHFQRLLRDPPFTLVGAVLDTDLMPLRPDTPLAEVTSFLAAYNMVAAPVVDEDDHLLGAVTVDDVLDHLLPEDWREGAIHGDGSVRRGT from the coding sequence ATGGGTGCGTCATCCGGGCGGGTGTTCATCTCGCACCTCGCGGGCGTGGCCGTGTTCGATCCCAACGGCGACCACGTCGGCCGGCTGCGCGACGTCGTCGTCATGCTGCGCACCGCCCAACTGCCCCCGCGGGTGCTCGGCCTGGTCGTCGAGGTGGCCACCCGACGCCGGATCTTCGTCCCGATGACCCGGGTGACCAGCGTGGAGACCGGTGAGGTGATCACCACCGGGCTGGTCAACATGCGCCGTTTCGAGCAGCGACCGAGCGAGACGCTGGTGCTCGCCGAGATGCTGGACCGGCGGGTGGCGCTGGCCGAGAACGACGAGTCGGTCACCGTCCTCGACGTGGCGATGGCGCTCGGGCGCGGGCGCGACTGGCTGATCTCCAAGCTCTTCGTGCAAAAGGGCGGCACCTCGGCGCTGCGCCGCAGACGCGGCGAGACGATCACCGTCGACTGGAACGCGGTGGTCGGCTTCGAGCGCCCCGAGGACCAGCAGGGCGCGGCCAACCTGCTCGCCACGTTCGAGCAGCTGCGCCCCGCCGACCTGGCCAACGTGCTGCACAACCTGTCCGCCAAGCGCCGTGCGGAGGTGGCTGCGGCGCTGGACGACGACCGGCTCGCCGACGTGCTGGAGGAGTTGCCCGAGGACGACCAGGTGGAGATCCTGGGCCAGCTCCAGGAGGAGCGCGCGGCCGACGTGCTGGAGGCGATGGACCCCGACGACGCGGCCGACCTGATCTCCGAGCTGCCCGAGGACACCGCGGAGCGCCTGCTCGGGCTGATGGAGCCGGAGGAGGCGGAGGACGTGCGCCGGCTGCTGACCTACGTCGAGGACACCGCTGGCGGCATGATGACCACCGAGCCGATCGTGCTGGAGCCGGGCGCGACCATCGCCGAGGCGCTGGCGCAGGTGCGCAACGCCGACCTGTCGCCGGCGCTGGCCAGTCAGGTCTACGTGTGCCGGCCGCCGACCGAGACGCCGACCGGCAAGTATCTGGGCACGGTGCACTTCCAGCGGCTGCTGCGCGATCCACCGTTCACCCTGGTCGGCGCGGTCCTGGACACCGACCTGATGCCGCTGCGGCCGGACACCCCGCTCGCCGAGGTGACCAGCTTCCTGGCCGCCTACAACATGGTCGCCGCGCCCGTGGTGGACGAGGACGACCACCTGCTCGGCGCGGTCACCGTCGACGACGTGCTCGACCACCTGCTGCCCGAGGACTGGCGCGAGGGCGCGATACACGGAGACGGGAGTGTCCGCCGTGGCACGTGA
- a CDS encoding HpcH/HpaI aldolase/citrate lyase family protein yields the protein MAATSRSLRSRRSCMAVPGSNPRFIEKAQGLPVDQVFLDLEDACAPLAKEGARHTIVDALNNGDWGDRIRVVRVNDWTTHWTYRDVVTVVEGAGANLDAIMLPKVQDAGQVKALDLLLTQIEKTVGLEVGRIGIEAQIENARGLVNVDEIAAASPRVETIIFGPADFMASINMKSLVVGEQPPGYDTGDAYHYILMRILMAARANDLQAIDGPYLQIKDVEGFRRVAGRSAALGFDGKWVLHPGQIDAANELYQPTQADYDHAEMILDAYDWCTSAEGGMKGAAMLGDEMIDEASRKMALVISAKGRAAGMRRTRKFEPPKG from the coding sequence ATGGCCGCCACATCGCGTAGCTTGCGTTCCCGCCGTTCCTGTATGGCCGTACCCGGCAGCAACCCGCGCTTCATCGAGAAGGCGCAGGGGCTCCCGGTCGACCAGGTGTTCCTCGACCTGGAGGACGCCTGCGCCCCGCTCGCGAAGGAGGGCGCGCGGCACACCATCGTCGACGCGCTCAACAACGGCGACTGGGGGGACCGGATCCGCGTCGTGCGGGTCAACGACTGGACCACCCACTGGACGTACCGCGACGTGGTCACCGTGGTCGAGGGCGCGGGCGCCAACCTCGACGCGATCATGCTGCCCAAGGTTCAGGACGCGGGCCAGGTCAAGGCGCTGGACCTGCTGCTCACCCAGATCGAGAAGACGGTCGGCCTCGAGGTCGGCCGGATCGGCATCGAGGCGCAGATCGAGAACGCCCGCGGCCTGGTCAACGTGGACGAGATCGCCGCCGCGTCGCCTCGCGTGGAGACGATCATCTTCGGCCCGGCCGACTTCATGGCGTCGATCAACATGAAGTCCCTGGTGGTCGGCGAGCAGCCGCCGGGCTACGACACGGGTGACGCGTACCACTACATCCTGATGCGCATCCTGATGGCCGCGCGGGCCAACGACCTCCAGGCGATCGACGGCCCCTACCTCCAGATCAAGGACGTCGAGGGCTTCCGTCGGGTGGCCGGCCGCTCGGCCGCGCTGGGCTTCGACGGCAAGTGGGTGCTGCACCCCGGCCAGATCGACGCCGCGAACGAGCTGTACCAGCCCACCCAGGCCGACTACGACCACGCCGAGATGATTCTCGACGCCTACGACTGGTGCACCTCCGCCGAGGGCGGGATGAAGGGCGCCGCGATGCTCGGCGACGAGATGATCGACGAGGCCTCGCGCAAGATGGCCCTGGTCATCTCCGCCAAGGGCCGCGCCGCCGGGATGCGGCGCACGCGAAAGTTCGAGCCGCCGAAGGGCTGA
- a CDS encoding STAS domain-containing protein, which produces MQGGLTVSVHTQGTSSIVTVAGEIDVDSAAAVRDRLFECVERGSVRLVIDCSELDFCDSTGLNAFLAARLRAQAAGGAVHLVGVQPAVARVFEITGAVQGFTFHETLAEAVGE; this is translated from the coding sequence ATGCAGGGTGGCTTGACGGTGTCCGTGCACACCCAGGGCACCTCTTCGATCGTCACGGTCGCCGGTGAGATCGATGTGGACAGCGCCGCCGCGGTGCGGGACCGTCTGTTCGAGTGTGTCGAACGGGGCAGTGTGCGTCTGGTGATCGACTGCTCCGAGCTCGACTTCTGTGATTCGACCGGGTTGAACGCGTTCCTCGCCGCCCGACTGCGTGCGCAGGCCGCGGGCGGAGCGGTCCACCTCGTGGGCGTTCAACCTGCCGTTGCGCGGGTATTCGAGATCACCGGTGCGGTACAGGGGTTCACTTTCCACGAGACCCTGGCAGAGGCGGTCGGAGAGTAG
- a CDS encoding ATP-binding protein, whose translation MRSQAPGDGEACFSTPPLRQVRRLPFEGAAGAVARSRTFIRNTLHAYGWTGSDDEQVVLTSDDVLLVAVELVTNACLHAGGPVELRVVRTSELLRIEVDDRSEEPPQARAPHSGTRPGGHGLHIIRRLTLDWGVVVHREQGKTVWVDMPVPEAMR comes from the coding sequence ATGCGATCGCAGGCGCCCGGCGACGGGGAGGCCTGTTTCTCCACCCCACCGCTTCGTCAGGTGCGGAGACTGCCGTTCGAGGGTGCGGCGGGGGCGGTGGCGCGGTCGCGGACGTTCATCCGCAACACGCTCCACGCGTACGGATGGACGGGCTCCGACGACGAGCAGGTGGTGCTGACCTCGGACGACGTGCTGCTCGTCGCGGTCGAGTTGGTCACCAACGCGTGCCTGCACGCGGGCGGCCCGGTGGAGCTGCGGGTCGTGCGGACCAGCGAACTGCTGCGGATCGAGGTGGACGACCGCAGCGAGGAGCCGCCGCAGGCGAGGGCGCCGCATTCCGGAACGCGACCGGGGGGACACGGGCTGCACATCATCCGCCGGTTGACGCTGGACTGGGGTGTGGTCGTGCACCGGGAGCAGGGCAAGACGGTCTGGGTGGACATGCCCGTTCCCGAGGCGATGCGCTGA
- the gltX gene encoding glutamate--tRNA ligase — protein sequence MFHVGGARSALYNWAVAHKAGGVFVLRIEDTDEARNRPEWTDGILSALAAIGISPADPAFEGPYFQSRNATLHRESAVRLFEAGRAYHCDCTREDLEARTGSKHLGYDGFCRDRGLAAGDGRALRFRTPDEGVTVVADLVRGDTEFPNASLEDFVIARGNGSAVFLLANVVDDVDQKITMVIRGEEHLSNAAKQQLLWEALGATPPQWAHLPVIVNEKRQKLSKRRDKVALESYLDEGYLPDALVNYLFLLGWGPKDDIEIRPYAELEQLFDLRDVNKSSAFFDVKKLSSFNADYIRALDADAFVRACEPWLLGPKAPWAKEAYDPAVFAEVAPLVQTRITVLDEVPMYVDFLFLAEPADDEAAWAKAMKPGAADVLTSAREELSRAEWTVDALKAAVEAAGAAHGLKLSKSQAPVRVAVTGRTIGLPLFESLQVLGRDRVLTRVDRAVERLAETE from the coding sequence ATGTTCCACGTCGGTGGCGCTCGTTCCGCGCTGTACAACTGGGCCGTGGCGCACAAGGCCGGCGGCGTGTTCGTGTTGCGGATCGAGGACACCGACGAGGCGCGCAACCGGCCGGAGTGGACCGACGGCATCCTGAGCGCGCTCGCGGCGATCGGGATCAGCCCGGCCGACCCGGCCTTCGAGGGCCCCTACTTCCAGTCGCGGAACGCGACGCTGCACCGCGAGTCGGCGGTCCGGCTGTTCGAGGCCGGCCGGGCGTACCACTGCGACTGCACGCGCGAGGACCTGGAGGCCCGGACCGGCTCCAAGCACCTGGGCTACGACGGCTTCTGCCGCGATCGCGGCCTGGCGGCGGGCGACGGGCGCGCGCTGCGCTTTCGTACCCCGGACGAGGGCGTCACGGTGGTGGCCGACCTGGTGCGCGGCGACACCGAGTTCCCGAACGCCTCGCTCGAGGACTTCGTGATCGCCCGGGGCAACGGCTCGGCGGTGTTCCTGCTGGCGAACGTGGTCGACGACGTCGACCAGAAGATCACCATGGTGATCCGCGGCGAGGAGCACCTGTCCAACGCGGCCAAGCAGCAGCTCCTGTGGGAGGCGCTGGGCGCGACCCCGCCGCAGTGGGCGCACCTGCCGGTGATCGTGAACGAGAAGCGGCAGAAGTTGTCCAAGCGCCGGGACAAGGTGGCGCTCGAGTCCTACCTGGACGAGGGCTACCTGCCCGACGCGCTGGTGAACTACCTGTTCCTGCTCGGGTGGGGCCCCAAGGACGACATCGAGATCCGGCCGTACGCCGAGCTGGAGCAGTTGTTCGACCTGCGTGACGTGAACAAGTCGTCGGCCTTCTTCGACGTGAAGAAGTTGTCCTCCTTCAACGCGGACTACATCCGCGCGCTGGACGCGGACGCCTTCGTGCGCGCCTGCGAGCCGTGGCTGCTCGGGCCGAAGGCGCCGTGGGCGAAGGAGGCGTACGACCCGGCCGTGTTCGCCGAGGTGGCGCCGCTGGTGCAGACCCGGATCACGGTTCTGGACGAGGTGCCGATGTACGTCGACTTCCTGTTCCTGGCCGAGCCCGCCGACGACGAGGCGGCCTGGGCCAAGGCGATGAAGCCGGGCGCGGCCGACGTGCTCACCAGCGCCCGCGAGGAACTCTCCCGGGCCGAATGGACCGTCGACGCGCTCAAGGCCGCGGTGGAGGCCGCCGGCGCCGCCCACGGCCTCAAGCTGTCCAAGTCCCAGGCCCCGGTCCGCGTCGCCGTCACCGGCCGCACCATCGGCCTCCCGCTGTTCGAATCCCTCCAGGTCCTCGGCCGCGACCGGGTCCTGACCCGCGTCGACCGCGCCGTCGAGCGCCTGGCCGAGACGGAGTAG